From a region of the Salminus brasiliensis chromosome 4, fSalBra1.hap2, whole genome shotgun sequence genome:
- the trip11 gene encoding thyroid receptor-interacting protein 11 isoform X2, translating to MSWLGGLGSGLGQSLGQVGGSLSSFTGQISTFTKDILLEGTEEVGDAATELQVSNSKLVELEASFATQKSEHERLRRINAELEEKLEAAEIQVKQQSLEYRTLLQQKEVEISHLKARQNTLQEEVQKLRSSDVTPSTSGPAVLPVTTGATTTSSTSYLSSTSAAHHGFHGDEVDLSDVLWSQQEINRLSSEVHRLEVDIAHWRRVAQASKVPGAENGDQGEILKLQRTIKELRETMGKEVDEHQHELAVLQDAHRQKLADITKRHREELAEYEERIEELEEQIQSGGATVATPAAPQDPSKLEELQATIRSLREEAGLQKVKHDELMASLEEGGRLRAALEREKEEAKAENAELLQNYSRLQSSVSELQTRVQEQEGKAMFKAHQDVEIQTLRKALAAAEQEMSRLKSFSESESNAEVEHADILELNTIIGTLRQENEELEKEKSTLVEKLRLAMERELSAPPEDSGDLQLEISDLKNQLDQREQALKQAHLDMDTLTAELEELDRQNQDATQHLITLKDQLAAQKSQAEAEVTRLKAELSDSLAQKELLNQELESQKHKLSQSAFTLNDLHMGKQQLEATVKELRDKLSKSQELGKEARLEASDLKRLVQEKEALLSAAREELSRAGKQGSEVESGKMFLEEKDREIQDLRRELAELKISYEKSSSEDFELKIENRKLKEEGAQALEKVQNLDRQLRDNQTSLSRVVLEKDTRIEALKLEKSQLEGELSHLEKRLADQAKQYQGTIEELTRARSMDASALQMEHERAVKLNQEKELMIADLKHELEQMASDHRDTNEMLEITVAGQKQLTELLQEKDAFAASLKAQAADMQKELEASISQVKQEGDALRKSGEEKDKQLGAMKEENSHLKEEIDRLRDQQSRPQLMSEPRTLDIITELETEVAQLKAAKDKLQEEAGALRTASEEQLESLLRSQHSLQVQQSELEQARSRHEQSTLNYERLISAKDEEISQLQSEVESLSVQRQSHPQTVDILQEDKTRSLGGENGNEKHDLSKVEIERLVKGIKEKETEIIQLNEKNLSLAKQLDQLVVSRDELGRLSQMVLQKDLEIQALHARVSGGHGQEVLLLQQQMQAYAVEREQVLAVLNEKTRENSQLRSEYHRIMDIVAAKEAALLKIQQENQRLSTMSDPSGSQEMFRETIQNLSRIIREKDIEIDALTQKCQTLVTVLQTSSGDSGSGGQGGVSSNQFEELLQERDTLKQQVKKMDEWKQQVITTVKNMQHESAQLQEELLKLQGQVSADSDCSSKLSVDYSRLIQSYEQKEKKLGSLSQELAQVQQTISQLSSTKDVLLGKLDSFSQDPDVSTPTVQIAEQLQVASGPPSRIMDEPLRQDLESLRRLLAEKEGMIRTLQENNHRLSDSASLSESEQRGHAEELRQSRERIDTLQRSLREKDLLIKTKGDQLIQVSENLRNRENDNEVLKQAVTNLKERALILELDVKKLKDENEAIAVKSREKETEFRALQETNMQVSLLLREREFEWKAVSEKAAAMEKLLKDREQGKSGELNQLLNEVRSMQEKAIAFQQERDQVMMALKQKQMETSALQSELQHTKDKEQRLKLELERLRNHLLEIEDSYTREALAAEDRESELRRRVAQLDEKLASSCSAVENASQQASLQVESLQEQLNVVVRQRDEALVQLQAAQEQVNQYAVSLSNLQMVLEQFQQEEKAMYSAELEKHKKEKEDWRRKAETLEDKASALQLNLDEANTALESASRLTDQLDLKEEQIEELKKQVEVRQEMLEEAQKKLTNLLSSTEGKVDKVLMKNLFLGYFHTPQNKRAEVLRLMGNVLGLEQDEVEQMLSDEGKKGVTGWVSGWLGGGRAVQSVPNTPQRPTHTQNLNGSFSEMFVKFLEVESSPAAPAPKLPVYDIKPLSAPPSGRSSAAASAAGAAGPGKRSGESNPFLAPRSAAIPLLTPGAPGGGGPASGHLLMKPISDALPTFTPMPVSAEASAGAVLKDLLKQ from the exons atgTCCTGGTTGGGGGGTTTGGGCTCCGGACTCGGACAGTCCCTCGGTCAGGTCGGGGGGAGCTTGTCCTCCTTCACCGGTCAGATCTCCACCTTCACCAAAGACATCCTGCTGGAGGGAACCGAGGAGGTCGGGG ATGCTGCTACTGAGCTGCAGGTGTCCAACTCGAAGCTGGTGGAACTGGAGGCTTCGTTTGCAACACAGAAGTCTGAG CATGAGCGTCTGAGGCGGATCAATgctgagctggaggagaagttAGAGGCAGCAGAAATCCAGGTTAAACAGCAGTCACTGGAGTACCGGACTCTCCTGCAGCAGAAGGAG GTAGAGATCAGCCACCTGAAAGCCCGTCAGAACACCTTGCAGGAAGAGGTTCAGAAGCTCAGAAGTTCCGATGTCACTCCTTCCACTTCCGGTCCTGCTGTTCTTCCTGTTACCACTGGTGCCACCACTACGAGTTCCACCTCCTACCTGTCCAGCACCTCAGCAGCCCATCACGGTTTCCATGGAGATGAGGTGGACCTGAGTGATGTCCTGTGGTCACAGCAGGAAATCAACCGACTGTCCAGTGAGGTGCATCGCCTGGAGGTGGATATAGCCCACTGGAGGAGAGTCGCTCAG GCATCCAAAGTGCCAGGAGCTGAAAATGGTGACCAGGGAGAAATCCTGAAACTGCAGAGAACCATCAAA GAGCTGCGAGAGACAATGGGCAAGGAGGTCGACGAACACCAGCATGAACTGGCCGTGTTACAGGATGCCCACCGTCAGAAACTGGCCGACATCACAAAACGGCACAGAGAGGAACTTGCAGAGTACGAGGAGAGGAtagaggagctggaggagcaaATTCAAAGTG GTGGTGCCACGGTTGCCACGCCAGCAGCACCACAGGATCCCTCCAAACTCGAGGAGTTACAGGCCACTATTCGATCTCTGCGAGAGGAGGCGGGGCTGCAGAAGGTCAAGCATGATGAGCTGATGGCCAGTCTCGAGGAGGGTGGGCGTCTGAGAGCGGCGTTAGAACGTGAGAAGGAGGAGGCCAAGGCAGAGAACGCAGAACTCCTGCAGAACTACAGCCGCCTTCAGAGCTCCGTCAGTGAACTTCAGACTCGCGTGCAGGAGCAGGAGGGCAAGGCCATGTTCAAAGCCCATCAGGATGTCGAGATCCAGACCTTGAGGAAAGCCCTCGCAG CTGCTGAGCAGGAGATGTCCAGGCTGAAGTCCTTCAGTGAA AGCGAATCTAATGCAGAGGTTGAGCATGCTGACATCCTAGAGCTTAACACAATCATCGGTACCCTGAGACAGGAGAACGAGGAATTGGAGAAGGAGAAG TCGACGTTAGTTGAGAAGTTAAGACTAGCAATGGAGAGAGAACTTTCAGCTCCACCTGAGGACTCTGGGGACCTGCAGCTGGAAATCtcagacctaaagaaccagctgGATCAGAGAGAGCAGGCTCTAAAGCAAGCACATCTCGACATGGACACGCTCACAGCTGAGCTAGAGGAACTCGACCGGCAGAACCAGGACGCCACACAG CATCTCATCACTCTGAAGGATCAACTTGCTGCACAGAAATCTCAGGCAGAAGCTGAAGTTACCCGTCTGAAGGCAGAGCTTTCTGATTCTCTCGCTCAAAAAGAGCTGTTGAATCAAGAGCTGGAGTCTCAGAAGCACAAGCTCAGCCAGAGTGCCTTCACCCTCAACGACCTGCACATGGGCAAACAGCAACTGGAGGCCACGGTGAAGGAGCTGAGGGACAAATTGAGCAAGTCTCAGGAACTTGGTAAAGAGGCACGCCTCGAGGCCTCCGACTTGAAGAGGCTCGTGCAGGAAAAGGAAGCCCTGCTTTCTGCTGCTCGTGAGGAGCTTAGTCGTGCTGGAAAACAAGGGAGTGAAGTTGAAAGTGGAAAGATGTTTCTGGAGGAGAAGGATCGAGAGATCCAGGACTTGAGGAGAGAACTAGCAGAGCTGAAGATCTCATATGAGAAAAGTTCATCAGAGGACTTCGAACTGAAGATAGAGAACAGGAAGTTGAAGGAAGAGGGCGCTCAGGCTCTTGAGAAAGTGCAGAATCTGGACCGGCAGTTGCGGGATAACCAAACGTCTCTCAGCAGAGTGGTCTTGGAGAAGGACACTCGCATCGAGGCTTTGAAACTGGAGAAGAGCCAGCTAGAAGGAGAACTGAGTCATTTAGAGAAGCGGCTAGCGGATCAGGCTAAGCAGTACCAAGGAACCATTGAGGAGCTGACCAGAGCTCGCTCTATGGACGCCTCAGCGTTGCAAATGGAACACGAGCGTGCCGTGAAGCTGAACCAAGAAAAAGAGCTGATGATTGCAGACCTAAAGCATGAGCTGGAGCAGATGGCATCCGACCATAGAGACACCAACGAGATGTTGGAAATTACTGTGGCCGGACAGAAGCAGCTTACAGAGCTTCTGCAGGAGAAGGATGCTTTTGCAGCGTCACTCAAAGCTCAGGCTGCTGATATGCAGAAGGAGTTGGAGGCCAGCATCTCGCAGGTAAAGCAAGAAGGTGATGCCCTCAGGAAGTCCggagaggagaaggacaagCAGCTTGGGGCCATGAAGGAGGAGAACAGCCACCTGAAGGAAGAAATTGACCGTCTGCGGGACCAGCAGAGCAGACCGCAGCTGATGTCTGAACCGAGGACACTGGACATAATCACTGAGCTGGAAACAGAAGTTGCACAGCTCAAAGCCGCCAAAGACAAACTCCAAGAGGAGGCGGGAGCTTTGAGGACGGCCTCAGAAGAGCAGCTTGAATCGCTGTTGCGGTCTCAACACAGTCTGCAGGTGCAGCAGAGTGAGCTGGAGCAGGCGCGGTCAAGACATGAGCAAAGCACTCTCAACTACGAAAGGCTCATCAGTGCCAAGGACGAGGAAATTTCTCAGCTGCAGTCAGAGGTTGAAAGCCTCAGTGTGCAGAGGCAATCTCATCCTCAGACTGTGGACATCCTTCAAGAGGACAAGACTCGATCTCTCGGTGGTGAGAATGGCAACGAGAAGCATGACCTATCAAAGGTGGAGATTGAGAGGCTTGTGAAGGGCATCAAGGAGAAGGAGACCGAGATCATCCAACTGAACGAGAAGAATCTTTCGTTGGCCAAACAGCTAGATCAGCTCGTGGTCTCCCGCGATGAACTGGGCAGACTTTCACAGATGGTGCTTCAGAAGGATCTGGAGATCCAAGCGCTTCACGCGCGAGTGTCTGGTGGACACGGTCAAGAAGTTCTGTTGCTCCAGCAGCAGATGCAAGCTTACGCGGTGGAACGGGAGCAAGTGCTTGCTGTGCTGAATGAGAAAACTCGGGAGAACAGCCAGCTGCGGTCAGAATACCATCGCATCATGGATATCGTGGCAGCCAAAGAAGCTGCCCTGCTTAAAATTCAGCAGGAAAACCAGCGTCTGTCCACCATGAGCGACCCGTCAGGCAGTCAGGAAATGTTCAGAGAGACCATACAGAACTTGTCTCGAATCATTCGTGAGAAGGACATTGAGATTGACGCTCTTACGCAGAAATGCCAAACGCTGGTCACCGTCCTCCAAACATCCAGCGGAGACTCAGGAAGTGGTGGACAGGGCGGTGTGAGCAGCAACCAGTTTGAAGAGCTCTTGCAGGAGAGGGACACCCTCAAGCAACAGGTCAAGAAGATGGATGAGTGGAAGCAGCAGGTGATCACCACAGTGAAGAACATGCAGCACGAATCTGCCCAGCTTCAGGAGGAGCTTCTTAAACTGCAGGGACAGGTGTCTGCTGACAGCGATTGCAGCTCCAAACTCTCGGTCGACTACTCCAGACTCATCCAGAGCTAcgagcagaaggagaaaaagctGGGCTCTTTGAGTCAAGAACTTGCTCAGGTACAACAGACCATCAGCCAGCTTAGTAGCACCAAAGATGTCCTGCTTGGTAAACTAGACAGTTTTTCTCAGGATCCAGATGTGTCCACGCCTACTGTCCAGATTGCTGAACAGCTCCAGGTTGCTTCAGGTCCACCTTCCAGAATCATGGATGAACCCTTAAGACAGGACTTGGAGTCCTTGCGGAGGCTGCTAGCAGAGAAGGAGGGTATGATCAGGACACTTCAGGAGAACAACCATCGCTTGTCAGATTCTGCATCGCTGTCCGAGAGTGAACAGCGGGGCCATGCAGAGGAGCTGAGGCAGTCCCGGGAAAGGATTGACACGCTACAGCGGTCCCTCCGAGAAAAAGACCTGCTTATCAAGACCAAGGGTGACCAGCTAATTCAG GTGAGTGAAAATTTGCGGAATCGTGAAAACGATAACGAGGTTTTGAAGCAGGCGGTCACAAACCTGAAGGAGCGGGCCCTGATTCTCGAGCTGGATGTCAAGAAGCTGAAAGATGAGAACGAAGCCATAGCGGTGAAATCACGAGAGAAGGAGACGGAGTTCCGTGCCCTGCAGGAGACCAACATGCAGGTGTCGCTGTTGCTCCGGGAACGAGAGTTTGAGTGGAAAGCAGTGAGCGAGAAGGCGGCAGCCATGGAGAAGTTGCTAAAAGATCGAGAACAG GGTAAGTCTGGAGAGCTCAACCAGCTGCTAAACGAAGTGAGGTCCATGCAGGAGAAGGCAATAGCCTTCCAACAGGAGAGAGACCAAGTGATGATGGCTCTaaaacagaagcagatggagacGTCAGCACTACAGAGTGAG CTGCAGCACACTAAGGATAAGGAGCAGAGGCTGAAGTTGGAGTTGGAGCGCTTGCGTAATCACCTGCTGGAGATTGAGGACTCGTACACACGAGAGGCACTGGCAGCCGAGGACCGAGAGAGCGAGCTCAGGCGCAGGGTGGCACAGCTGGATGAGAAGCTGGCATCGTCCTGCAGCGCAGTGGAGAACGCCAG TCAGCAGGCCAGTTTGCAGGTGGAGTCTCTTCAGGAACAGCTGAATGTAGTGGTCAGGCAGAGGGATGAGGCCTTGGTCCAGCTCCAGGCTGCTCAGGAACAAGTCAATCAGTATGCAGTGTCCCTCTCCAACCTGCAGATGGTGCTAGAGCAGTTCCAGCAAG AGGAGAAAGCCATGTACTCAGCAGAGCTtgaaaagcacaaaaaagagaaggaggactgGCGAAGGAAGGCGGAGACGCTGGAGGACAAGGCATCCGCCCTCCAG CTGAACTTGGATGAGGCGAACACTGCCTTAGAATCGGCCTCCCGGCTCACAGACCAGCTGGACCTGAAGGAGGAGCAGAtcgaggagctgaagaaacaag TGGAGGTGAGGCAGGAGATGCTGGAGGAGGCCCAGAAAAAGCTGACCAACCTTCTTAGCAGCACAGAGGGCAAAGTGGACAA AGTCCTAATGAAGAATCTGTTTTTGGGATATTTCCACACCCCACAAAACAAACGCGCCGAGGTTCTGAGGCTTATGGGCAATGTGCTTGGGTTGGAGCAGGACGAAGTGGAGCAG ATGTTGAGTGATGAAGGGAAGAAAGGGGTTACCGGCTGGGTTTCTGGTTGGCTGGGCGGTGGCCGAGCGGTGCAGAGCGTGCCCAACACACCCCAaagacccacacacacccaaaacCTCAACGGG TCTTTCTCTGAGATGTTTGTGAAGTTTCTGGAAGTGGAGTCCAGTCCAGCAGCTCCTGCACCTAAACTGCCTGTTTACGACATTAAGCCCCTGAGCGCGCCCCCTTCTGGAAGGAGTAGCGCAGCCGCATCTGCAGCAG GTGCAGCAGGCCCTGGTAAGCGCAGCGGGGAGTCCAATCCGTTTCTAGCCCCTCGTTCTGCAGCCATCCCTCTTTTGACCCCTGGCGCTCCCGGCGGTGGAGGACCTGCGAGCGGTCATCTGCTCATGAAGCCCATCTCGGACGCTCTGCCCACTTTCACGCCTATGCCTGTGTCCGCCGAGGCCAGCGCAGGGGCCGTCCTCAAAGACTTGCTTAAGCAGTGA